The following are encoded together in the Citrus sinensis cultivar Valencia sweet orange chromosome 1, DVS_A1.0, whole genome shotgun sequence genome:
- the LOC102617379 gene encoding uncharacterized protein LOC102617379, giving the protein MVVAAPLLHQSMGKRPLRLTSRGSVPKLLFIVLLMIGPICMISLFTYREKISYFFRPLWDKPPPPFQYLPHYYAENVSIEHLCKLHGWSIRSQPRRLFDGIIFNNEVDLLEIRWRELNPYVTKFVILESNTTFTGIPKPLFFSLNRARYAFAEGKIVHGVYSGRSSSVGLDKDPFVRESEQRKAINGLLCYAGISNDDLLIMSDADEIPSRHTMRLLQWCDGVPPILHLELKNYMYSFEFPVDYSSWRASVHIYGPGTLYRHSRQTNFILSDAGWHCSFCFRHLHEIVFKMTAYSHADRVKRLEFLNPSRIQKLICRGDDLFDMLPEEYTFKELIKKMGSIPRSASAVHLPAYLIENADRFKFLLPGGCLRE; this is encoded by the coding sequence ATGGTTGTAGCTGCCCCTCTCCTACACCAAAGCATGGGCAAACGGCCTCTTCGCCTCACCTCAAGAGGGTCTGTGCCGAAGTTGCTATTTATTGTGCTCCTTATGATTGGGCCCATTTGCATGATTTCACTCTTTACCTATCGTGAGAAAATATCCTACTTTTTCCGCCCACTTTGGGACAAGCCGCCTCCGCCTTTCCAATACCTGCCTCACTATTATGCAGAGAATGTTTCAATTGAACATCTTTGCAAACTCCATGGTTGGTCCATACGTTCACAACCACGGCGTTTATTTGATGGCATCATCTTCAACAATGAGGTAGACCTTCTGGAGATCAGGTGGCGGGAGCTGAATCCATATGTTACAAAATTTGTAATCCTTGAGTCTAACACCACTTTCACAGGCATTCCAAAAcctctcttcttctccttaAACCGAGCTCGATATGCCTTTGCAGAGGGGAAGATTGTCCATGGTGTATATTCTGGTCGATCTTCTTCAGTTGGTTTAGATAAAGACCCATTTGTTCGTGAATCAGAGCAGCGCAAGGCTATAAATGGATTGCTTTGTTATGCTGGGATATCAAACGATGATCTACTCATTATGTCAGATGCTGATGAGATCCCAAGCCGACACACCATGAGACTACTGCAATGGTGTGATGGGGTGCCCCCTATTCTACATCTTGAGTTGAAGAACTACATGTACTCATTTGAATTCCCTGTGGATTACAGCAGCTGGCGGGCGAGTGTTCACATTTACGGCCCTGGGACCCTGTATCGGCATTCACGCCAAACGAACTTCATTCTTTCTGATGCAGGATGGCACTGTAGCTTCTGTTTTCGTCACCTTCACGAAATTGTATTTAAGATGACTGCTTATAGCCATGCAGATAGAGTGAAACGCTTGGAGTTTTTAAATCCTTCTAGAATACAGAAACTCATTTGTAGGGGAGATGATCTTTTTGATATGCTCCCGGAAGAGTACACCTTCAAAGAGTTGATTAAGAAGATGGGTTCAATACCGCGATCGGCTTCAGCAGTCCACCTCCCTGCCTATTTGATTGAGAATGCTGATAGATTCAAGTTTCTCCTTCCTGGCGGCTGTTTACGAGAATGA